A genomic stretch from Hemibagrus wyckioides isolate EC202008001 linkage group LG18, SWU_Hwy_1.0, whole genome shotgun sequence includes:
- the sart1 gene encoding U4/U6.U5 tri-snRNP-associated protein 1: MGSSKKHKEKDKDKEKDRDPEERHREHKKHRHKDRERDKERDKDKEKRKRSRSRDRSSRAAEKESRSRGEKSSAEPRVKREKADPGYEETEDAGPKSAAGDASLSIEETNKLRAKLGLKPLELNEAKKELGTKEEPMLAEVINPVQIRQQTEIREKLAALKEKRLLNQKLGKVKTLADDDPWLDDASAWVEKSRKLAKEKEMAEKRAKLLEEMDEEFGVSNLVEQEFAQRKMEAYGSKDLKGLTVQHKMASFKEGETVILTLQDKGVLEEKEDVLVNVNIVDREKAEKNVELKKKKPEYKPYDEEESVDDMVTFKPKSILSKYDEELEGEKKKSFRLSAGGYASGDRERELQAIKDTLRNQAQSLDMPALAVASEYYTSQEMVGFKKTKRRVKKIRKREKPVKAEDLLTDDSRSTDFGSRSRGRGRKQIDGEEMEDSPKDESSSKVDTLQQSDDIRTADMDISDDEDFFPPEPEAIEEDEAELELQKQLEKQRKLKQKQLLKDSGEKVMEQLQVMEKVGEDAADDPDKKNNIVFNATSEFCRTLGDIPTYGLSGNREDQEDLMDFEQEEERDGAGGSDSDMDDKVGWSTVNLDEEQKQPDFATASTTILDEEPIVNSGLAAALLLCKNKGLLDTQVQKVARVRAPKGALPNDNYCIEDKMAIDDKYSRREEYRGFTQEFKEKESYKPDVKIEYVDESGRKLTPKEAFRQLSHRFHGKGSGKMKTEKRMKKLEEEALLKKMSSSDTPLGTVALLQEKQKSQKTPYIVLSGSGKSMNVNTITK, encoded by the exons ATGGGGTCGtctaaaaaacacaaagaaaaggaTAAGGACAAGGAAAAGGATCGGGACCCGGAGGAGCGGCATCGGGAACACAAAAAACACCGACACAAGGATCGGGAAAGGGATAAAGAGCGCGATAAAGAcaaggagaagaggaagagatcTCGCTCCCGGGACAGGAGCAGTCGGGCTGCGGAGAAGGAGAGCAGGAGCAGAGGGGAGAAGAGCAGCGCAGAGCCGAgggtgaagagagagaaagcagaccCCGGCTATGAAGAGACTGAAG ATGCAGGACCCAAATCAGCAGCGGGGGACGCTTCCCTCAGCATCGAGGAGACCAA TAAACTGAGAGCTAAACTGGGTCTGAAGCCCCTTGAGCTGAATGAGGCCAAAAAAG AACTGGGCACCAAGGAGGAGCCGATGCTGGCCGAAGTGATCAACCCCGTACAGATCAGACAGCAGACTGAGATCAGAGAGAAGCTGGCTGCGCTTAAAGAGAAACGTCTGCTCAATCAGAAACTTGG CAAAGTAAAGACGCTCGCAGATGACGATCCTTGGCTTGACGATGCTTCAGCCTGGGTAGAGAAGAGTCGCAAACTTGCGAAGGAGAAGGAGATGGCAGAGAAGAGG GCCAAGCTACTGGAAGAGATGGATGAAGAGTTCGGTGTCAGCAACCTGGTGGAACAAGAGTTTGCGCAAAGAAAAATG GAGGCATACGGTTCAAAGGATCTCAAAGGACTTACCGTCCAGCACAAAATGGCATCCTTTAAAGAGGGCGAGACGGTCATTTTGACTCTACAagacaaag GTGTcctggaggagaaggaggacgTGCTGGTGAACGTCAACATAGTGGACCGagagaaagcagagaaaaaCGTGGAgcttaagaagaagaagcctgaATACAAACCGTATGACGAAGAGGAGAGCGTGGACGACATGGTCACG TTCAAGCCAAAGTCTATCCTGTCCAAGTATGATGAAGAGTTGGAgggtgagaagaagaagagcttcCGGCTCAGTGCAGGGGGTTACGCTTCAGGGGACAGAGAGCGTGAACTGCAGGCCATCAAAGACACACTGCGGAATCAGGCCCAGTCTCTGGACATGCCGGCTCTCGCTGTGGCCTCGGAGTACTACACCTCTCAGGAGATG GTGGGTTTTAAGAAGACCAAACGACGTGTGAAGAAAATCAGGAAGAGGGAGAAACCCGTCAAGGCTGAGGACCTCCTTACAGACGACTCTCGCAGCACAGATTTCGGCTCCAG GTCACGAGGCCGAGGCAGAAAGCAGATAGATGGTGAAGAGATGGAAGACTCTCCTAAAGATGAGAGCAGCAGTAAAGTCGACACACTGCAGCAGTCTGATGACATCCGAACAGCTGACATGGACATCAGCGACGATG AGGATTTTTTCCCACCGGAGCCTGAAGCCATCGAAGAGGACGAGGCAGAGCTGGAGCTACAAAAACAACTAGAGAAACAGAGGAAGCTTAAACAGAAGCAGCTGCTGAAAGACTCAGGAGAAAAG GTTATGGAACAACTGCAAGTTATGGAGAAAGTTGGAGAAGACGCCGCTGATGATCCGGACAAGAAAAACAACATCGTCTTTAACGCCACGTCCGAGTTCTGCCGGACGCTGGGAGACATTCCTACCTACGGCCTGTCAGGGAACCGAGAGGACCAGGAGGACCTCATG GACTTCGAGCAGGAGGAAGAGCGAGATGGAGCTGGAGGCTCCGATTCAGACATGGATGATAAAGTGGGCTGGAGCACCGTCAATCTGGACGAGGAGCAGAAGCAGCCGGAT TTTGCCACTGCGTCAACCACCATTCTGGACGAAGAGCCCATCGTCAACTCTGGCCTGGCGGCTGCTTTGCTGCTGTGCAAGAACAAAG GGCTTCTGGATACTCAAGTGCAGAAGGTGGCTCGAGTCCGTGCTCCTAAAGGAGCTCTGCCAAATGATAACTACTGCATTGAAGATAAGAT GGCCATTGATGACAAATACAGCCGGAGAGAAGAATACAGAGGCTTCACTCAGGAATTCAAAGAGAAGGAGAGTTATAAGCCCGATGTTAAGATTGAATACGTGGATGAGTCCGGGCGCAAGCTTACCCCTAAAGAG GCTTTCAGACAGCTATCCCATCGTTTCCATGGCAAAGGATCTGGAAAGATGAAGActgagaaaagaatgaaaaaactGGAGGAGGAGGCG TTGCTGAAGAAGATGAGCAGCAGCGACACTCCTCTAGGTACCGTGGCCCtgctgcaggagaaacagaagtCCCAGAAAACTCCCTACATTGTCCTCAGTGGTAGTGGGAAGAGCATGAATGT GAATACCATTACCAAGTAG
- the hif1al2 gene encoding hypoxia inducible factor 1 subunit alpha, like 2 isoform X1 yields MYLECRKARSRVAAQCRREKESQLFRELATLLPLAPYEADQLDKASVIRITISYLHLRALLDAPDPTSVEAVMHPVSESQGELPESIEMRFLDTLEGFLLLMSLCGKIIFITKDVVSHIGIKQMDLIGRSLFDFIHPSDHKEIKEILTKITGSEDQQKCEVFFRIKGAVKNMLTPWQVIYCTGNKKSSSISGSSYLLLLCRSLPVQEVIEMEAHLNFKTFLSIHEPDMKFTYCHSGVLELTGFSDTELYGQSVYQYYHPSDCQHVFKAHLCLFSKGQVYTGKYRLLRKHGGYVWAETDAAVVYNVRTGKPEKIVCINYIISGVEHPDVVFSLEQKKSQLNTFHVPYTTTTHNETNQAMSTTSDKDSSFVSFPYGPTDSCTEILHSAALCGSYSSDVYELDLDSLAPYIPTHEEDFHLTPILDRVGNVSVLNSHPPSLSETWLTLDQKLPTDSEAVCFHRRNINKNSMLISPSQWHDSAHVTNRKPQERFRSQISIPEKKWTDFSQRLTKTFSEDFDERTVWTYGQSFAELVHLAYRYGELSCCPPGPSWQHSNQNTEENTPTVLVNLPVLSRWECEVNAPLGPMSHLLQGTELTNVLDQVASGVCWY; encoded by the exons ATGTACTTAGAGTGTAGGAAGGCCCGGTCCCGTGTGGCAGCCCAGTGCAGACGGGAGAAAGAAAGCCAGCTGTTCAGAGAGTTAGCAACCCTGCTACCCCTTGCCCCATATGAGGCAGATCAGCTGGATAAAGCCTCTGTCATTAGAATCACAATCTCCTACCTGCACCTCAGAGCTTTACTGGATGCTCCCGACCCCACTTCAGTAGAAGCTGTGATGCATCCTGTCTCAGAAAGTCAGG GTGAGCTGCCAGAATCAATCGAGATGCGGTTTCTAGATACACTTGAAGGATTCCTGCTCTTAATGTCCTTGTGTGGCAAGATTATCTTCATCACAAAGGATGTGGTCTCGCATATAGGAATCAAACAG ATGGATTTGATTGGCCGGAGTTTGTTCGATTTCATTCATCCCTCCGATCACAAGGAGATCAAGGAGATTCTTACAAAGATAACAG GGAGTGAAGACCAGCAGAAGTGTGAGGTTTTCTTCCGAATCAAAGGTGCAGTGAAAAACATGCTGACTCCCTGGCAG GTGATTTACTGCACCGGAAACAAAAAATCATCATCTATTTCAGGATCCAGCTATCTGCTTCTGCTGTGCAGATCTTTACCTGTGCAAGAAGTCATTGAGATGGAGGCTCATCTGAATTTCAAAACATTCCTGAGCATCCATGAGCCAGACATGAAGTTCACCTATTGTCACTCTGG GGTCTTGGAGTTGACTGGCTTTAGTGACACTGAGCTGTACGGCCAGTCTGTGTACCAGTACTATCATCCGTCTGATTGCCAGCATGTCTTCAAGGCACACCTCTGTT TGTTCTCAAAGGGCCAGGTGTACACTGGGAAATATCGGCTCCTACGGAAGCACGGTGGCTACGTTTGGGCTGAGACGGATGCTGCAGTCGTGTACAACGTTCGCACAGGGAAGCCAGAGAAAATTGTATGCATCAACTATATTATAAG CGGTGTGGAGCATCCAGATGTGGTGTTTTCACTTGAACAGAAAAAGTCCCAGCTGAATACCTTCCATGTACCATACACTACGACAACACATAATGAGACCAATCAGGCGATGTCTACAACCAGTGACAAGGACTCCAGCTTTGTGAGCTTTCCCT ACGGACCTACCGACAGCTGTACTGAGATCCTGCACAGCGCTGCTTTGTGTGGCTCATATTCCAGC GATGTGTATGAACTGGATTTGGATAGTCTAGCCCCATACATTCCCACACATGAGGAGGACTTCCATTTAACTCCTATTTTAGACAGAGTGGGAAATGTTTCAGTATTAAACAGTCACCCGCCCTCTCTCAGCGAGACATGGTTAACTCTGGACCAAAAGCTGCCCACAGATTCAGAAGCAGTCTGTTTCCATAG GCGAAACATCAACAAGAACTCTATGCTCATTTCACCGAGCCAATGGCATGACAGCGCACAcgtaacaaacagaaaaccacAG GAGCGGTTTAGGAGTCAAATCTCCATTCCTGAAAAAAAGTGGACAGACTTCTCTCAACGTCTGACTAAAACTTTCTCTGAAGACTTTG ACGAAAGAACGGTCTGGACGTACGGCCAGAGTTTCGCAGAGCTTGTGCATTTGGCCTACAGATACGGCGAGCTCTCGTGCTGTCCTCCGGGACCTTCATGGCAACACAGCAACCAAAACACTGAGGAAAACACACCCACTGTGTTGGTGAACTTGCCCGTACTGAGCAGGTGGGAATGTGAAGTGAACGCGCCTCTTGGTCCCATGTCACATTTACTTCAAGGGACTGAACTCACCAACGTTCTGGATCAGGTTGCTTCAGGAGTGTGCTGGTACTGA
- the hif1al2 gene encoding hypoxia inducible factor 1 subunit alpha, like 2 isoform X2 yields MAGLTTVLYTFPLILADTFQHHIHQKYQNEMDLIGRSLFDFIHPSDHKEIKEILTKITGSEDQQKCEVFFRIKGAVKNMLTPWQVIYCTGNKKSSSISGSSYLLLLCRSLPVQEVIEMEAHLNFKTFLSIHEPDMKFTYCHSGVLELTGFSDTELYGQSVYQYYHPSDCQHVFKAHLCLFSKGQVYTGKYRLLRKHGGYVWAETDAAVVYNVRTGKPEKIVCINYIISGVEHPDVVFSLEQKKSQLNTFHVPYTTTTHNETNQAMSTTSDKDSSFVSFPYGPTDSCTEILHSAALCGSYSSDVYELDLDSLAPYIPTHEEDFHLTPILDRVGNVSVLNSHPPSLSETWLTLDQKLPTDSEAVCFHRRNINKNSMLISPSQWHDSAHVTNRKPQERFRSQISIPEKKWTDFSQRLTKTFSEDFDERTVWTYGQSFAELVHLAYRYGELSCCPPGPSWQHSNQNTEENTPTVLVNLPVLSRWECEVNAPLGPMSHLLQGTELTNVLDQVASGVCWY; encoded by the exons atggccggtctcaccactgtcttgtacaccttccccttgattctcgccgataCGTTTCAGCATCATATTCACCAGAAATATCAAAATGAG ATGGATTTGATTGGCCGGAGTTTGTTCGATTTCATTCATCCCTCCGATCACAAGGAGATCAAGGAGATTCTTACAAAGATAACAG GGAGTGAAGACCAGCAGAAGTGTGAGGTTTTCTTCCGAATCAAAGGTGCAGTGAAAAACATGCTGACTCCCTGGCAG GTGATTTACTGCACCGGAAACAAAAAATCATCATCTATTTCAGGATCCAGCTATCTGCTTCTGCTGTGCAGATCTTTACCTGTGCAAGAAGTCATTGAGATGGAGGCTCATCTGAATTTCAAAACATTCCTGAGCATCCATGAGCCAGACATGAAGTTCACCTATTGTCACTCTGG GGTCTTGGAGTTGACTGGCTTTAGTGACACTGAGCTGTACGGCCAGTCTGTGTACCAGTACTATCATCCGTCTGATTGCCAGCATGTCTTCAAGGCACACCTCTGTT TGTTCTCAAAGGGCCAGGTGTACACTGGGAAATATCGGCTCCTACGGAAGCACGGTGGCTACGTTTGGGCTGAGACGGATGCTGCAGTCGTGTACAACGTTCGCACAGGGAAGCCAGAGAAAATTGTATGCATCAACTATATTATAAG CGGTGTGGAGCATCCAGATGTGGTGTTTTCACTTGAACAGAAAAAGTCCCAGCTGAATACCTTCCATGTACCATACACTACGACAACACATAATGAGACCAATCAGGCGATGTCTACAACCAGTGACAAGGACTCCAGCTTTGTGAGCTTTCCCT ACGGACCTACCGACAGCTGTACTGAGATCCTGCACAGCGCTGCTTTGTGTGGCTCATATTCCAGC GATGTGTATGAACTGGATTTGGATAGTCTAGCCCCATACATTCCCACACATGAGGAGGACTTCCATTTAACTCCTATTTTAGACAGAGTGGGAAATGTTTCAGTATTAAACAGTCACCCGCCCTCTCTCAGCGAGACATGGTTAACTCTGGACCAAAAGCTGCCCACAGATTCAGAAGCAGTCTGTTTCCATAG GCGAAACATCAACAAGAACTCTATGCTCATTTCACCGAGCCAATGGCATGACAGCGCACAcgtaacaaacagaaaaccacAG GAGCGGTTTAGGAGTCAAATCTCCATTCCTGAAAAAAAGTGGACAGACTTCTCTCAACGTCTGACTAAAACTTTCTCTGAAGACTTTG ACGAAAGAACGGTCTGGACGTACGGCCAGAGTTTCGCAGAGCTTGTGCATTTGGCCTACAGATACGGCGAGCTCTCGTGCTGTCCTCCGGGACCTTCATGGCAACACAGCAACCAAAACACTGAGGAAAACACACCCACTGTGTTGGTGAACTTGCCCGTACTGAGCAGGTGGGAATGTGAAGTGAACGCGCCTCTTGGTCCCATGTCACATTTACTTCAAGGGACTGAACTCACCAACGTTCTGGATCAGGTTGCTTCAGGAGTGTGCTGGTACTGA